The Coffea arabica cultivar ET-39 chromosome 1e, Coffea Arabica ET-39 HiFi, whole genome shotgun sequence genome has a window encoding:
- the LOC113735757 gene encoding receptor-like serine/threonine-protein kinase ALE2, whose product MMLHSAQLLLVLSSSITGLLRKVHWLMLGQVLICFFILSFTNADSRDNPWEAQVLSPVEMPLAPPAMPALPLPANRPLFHRSRWKNISPFGVPVLGLAPSPPPPHYGPFVTSHHHPPSSSRLSKSSMKNGGLNPPSGFSPPRFAQIAPVQSGALPAGLAQPPLSPHTSDCCGPDMVLKRGTQGCQCVYPLKLDLLLLNVSLNPNWNPFLEEFASQLGLQVSQIELINFYVLGLSRLNISMDITPMKGISFSATEAAQINSSLSSHKVRLDPALVGDYHLLNLTWFMPSAPSQAPLSHVPPAEAPQQLHSRPVASNSSNKGNHSSLVLVIAIGSGILIIAIISIFVICLCATHKEKRRTSVKEPAKMRTADAAPLAGSLPHPPHPTSTRFLAYEELKGATNNFEPASILGEGGFGRVFKGVLSDGTAVAIKRLSSGGQQGDKEFLVEVEMLSRLHHRNLVKLVGYYSSRASSQNLLCYELVPNGSLESWLHGPLGVNCPLDWEARMKIALDAARGLAYLHEDSQPCVIHRDFKASNILLENNFHAKVADFGLAKQAPEGRANYLSTRVMGTFGYVAPEYAMTGHLLVKSDVYSYGVVLLELLTGRKPVDMAQPSGQENLVTWARPILRDKDRLEELADPRLEGKYPTEDFVRVCTIAAACVAPEASQRPTMGEVVQSLKMVQRVAEYQDSALSSNSRPNLRQSSTTFESDGTSSIFSSGPYSGLSAFDNDHHSRTAVFSEDLHEGR is encoded by the exons ATGATGCTGCACTCAGCTCAGCTGCTGCTCGTCTTGTCCTCTTCCATCACTG GGCTGCTTAGAAAGGTCCACTGGCTGATGCTGGGACAGGTTCTTATTTGTTTCTTTATACTATCTTTCACTAATGCTGACTCACGTGATAATCCGTGGGAAGCACAAGTTCTATCTCCAGTGGAAATGCCATTAGCTCCACCAGCTATGCCTGCGCTGCCCCTACCAGCAAACCGACCATTGTTCCACAGATCACGCTGGAAAAACATTTCGCCCTTTGGTGTTCCGGTGCTTGGGCTGGCACCAAGTCCGCCTCCTCCTCATTACGGTCCATTTGTAACATCCCACCATCATCCTCCTTCAAGCTCAAGGTTATCTAAGTCGTCAATGAAGAACGGTGGACTGAACCCTCCTAGTGGCTTTTCACCTCCACGCTTTGCCCAGATTGCTCCAGTGCAATCTGGTGCATTACCAGCTGGTCTAGCTCAACCCCCACTTTCGCCTCACACCTCCG ATTGTTGTGGACCAGATATGGTGCTTAAACGTGGAACCCAGGGTTGCCAATGCGTATATCCACTTAAGCTTGACCTTCTCCTCTTGAATGTATCACTTAACCCAAATTGGAATCCTTTTCTAGAAGAATTTGCATCTCAGTTAGGCTTGCAAGTTTCCCAGATAGAGCTAATTAACTTTTATGTGCTGGGACTATCGAGACTTAATATTTCAATGGACATCACTCCAATGAAGGGCATTAGCTTCTCTGCTACTGAAGCTGCTCAAATAAACTCTTCACTGTCTTCGCATAAGGTTCGTTTGGACCCTGCATTGGTTGGTGACTACCACCTTCTCAATCTGACTTGGTTTATGCCTTCAGCTCCATCCCAAG CTCCTCTTTCTCATGTGCCTCCAGCAGAAGCACCTCAACAATTGCATTCACGTCCTGTAGCATCCAACAGCTCAAACAAGGGAAATCATTCAAGTTTAGTTCTTGTTATTGCAATTGGGTCTGGAATCTTGATCATTGCTATTATTTCTATTTTTGTAATTTGTCTCTGTGCAACACacaaagaaaaaaggagaaCATCTGTCAAAGAACCTG CAAAGATGAGGACTGCAGATGCGGCCCCCCTAGCTGGATCTCTTCCTCACCCTCCGCACCCTACCAGTACCAGGTTTCTAGCATATGAAGAACTTAAAGGAGCTACAAACAACTTTGAACCTGCTAGCATCCTTGGAGAGGGTGGTTTTGGCCGAGTTTTTAAAGGTGTACTTAGTGATGGAACAGCTGTAGCCATAAAGAGGCTCAGTAGTGGAGGTCAGCAAGGGGATAAAGAATTTTTGGTTGAGGTTGAGATGCTTAGCAGGCTTCATCACCGTAACCTTGTGAAACTTGTTGGTTACTATAGCAGTCGTGCTTCCTCGCAAAACCTACTTTGCTATGAGCTTGTCCCGAATGGAAGTTTGGAATCCTGGCTCCATG GCCCCTTGGGGGTGAACTGCCCTCTGGATTGGGAAGCCAGAATGAAAATTGCACTTGATGCTGCAAGGGGACTTGCTTATCTGCATGAGGATTCTCAACCTTGTGTCATTCATAGAGATTTTAAGGCTTCAAACATATTACTTGAGAACAACTTTCATGCAAAAGTTGCTGATTTTGGTCTTGCAAAGCAGGCCCCTGAAGGCAGAGCAAATTATTTGTCTACACGTGTTATGGGCACATTCGG GTATGTAGCCCCAGAATATGCTATGACAGGCCACCTATTGGTCAAGAGTGATGTGTACAGCTATGGGGTGGTCCTCCTTGAGTTGTTGACTGGAAGGAAGCCTGTAGATATGGCACAACCTTCAGGCCAGGAGAACCTTGTGACTTGG GCCCGTCCAATACTTAGAGATAAGGATCGGTTGGAAGAGCTTGCTGATCCTAGGCTTGAAGGCAAGTATCCAACAGAAGATTTTGTACGGGTTTGCACAATTGCAGCTGCTTGCGTTGCTCCTGAGGCAAGCCAACGCCCTACAATGGGGGAGGTGGTTCAGTCACTTAAAATGGTGCAACGCGTTGCGGAGTATCAGGATTCTGCTTTATCTTCTAACAGCCGGCCGAATCTTAGGCAGTCGTCTACAACCTTTGAGTCAGACGGTACATCATCAATCTTCTCTTCTGGTCCTTACTCTGGTCTAAGTGCTTTTGATAATGACCACCACTCTAGGACAGCTGTATTTTCTGAAGATCTTCATGAAGGGCGGTGA
- the LOC113735751 gene encoding uncharacterized protein: MEDLGGSRFDGLGIAVRKKRSQTSRRPRPEPHLFCENHDPSSLSSIPISDDTGKVSSDDNAGDADSRGKIFNLNQCMSRGPSTSKDDVDNMVKKIKEDEGGSDALHTIGGVGDGTDYGQAVARGCLGLSGDGIGNENKLKKVKLKVGGVTRTIQAKSTPNGILNNGISAKTARSLDPRARQRLILQDGADHPPLDQKSGLPGVPSKDFPRGRLSLGKMVAKNGIEKPGEKPDPVRKSRRVPKKRVLDGAFDEDEDDDELRYLEKIRIPKVAGHRDFDAESTKKQRNLLRVSKGEKYEILDEVGNSSKDGKRSRSDRGSEDTDYEEEMLSDVEPEAKKRKQRKDSFDSPPESKREITLTTRQRALLSSKDTSTTSGASQIEFPNGLPPPPPRKQKEKLTEVEQQVKKAEAAQRRRMQNEKAARESEAEAIRKILGQDSSRKKREDKMKKRQEELAQEKAANAQMLASNTIRWSMGPAGTVITFPHEMGLPKIFDPKPSRYPPPREKCAGPSCTNAYKYRDSRTKLPLCSLQCYKAINTEIQAKTACQN, encoded by the exons ATGGAGGATCTTGGAGGTTCTCGATTTGATGGTCTTGGAATTGCAGTGAGAAAGAAGAGGAGCCAAACTTCACGCCGGCCTAGACCTGAACCACACCTATTCTGTGAAAACCATGACCCATCTTCCTTGTCATCCATTCCCATTTCAGATGATACAGGCAAGGTCTCCAGTGATGACAATGCTGGAGATGCCGATTCTAGAGGGAAAATTTTTAACCTTAATCAGTGCATGTCAAGAGGTCCTTCTACTTCCAAAGATGACGTCGATAATATGGTTAAAAAGATAAAGGAGGATGAGGGGGGATCTGATGCACTACATACTATTGGAGGTGTTGGAGATGGCACTGACTATGGGCAGGCTGTTGCTCGTGGATGTCTAGGATTGAGTGGGGATGGTATAGGAAACGAGAACAAGCTGAAAAAGGTTAAACTGAAGGTTGGTGGAGTCACACGTACAATTCAAGCCAAATCCACGCCCAATGGCATCTTAAATAATGGAATTTCTGCAAAGACTGCTCGATCTTTGGATCCGCGGGCACGACAGAGGCTGATTCTTCAG GATGGTGCAGACCATCCCCCCTTGGATCAGAAAAGTGGTTTGCCAGGGGTCCCATCGAAGGATTTCCCAAGAGGCAGACTTAGTCTTGGGAAGATGGTCGCGAAGAATGGCATTGAAAAGCCAGGTGAGAAGCCAGATCCTGTTCGTAAGAGTAGGAGGGTCCCAAAGAAACGTGTTTTGGATGGGGCATTTGATGAagatgaggatgatgatgagcTCCGATATCTGGAGAAGATAAGAATTCCAAAGGTAGCAGGTCATAGGGATTTTGATGCAGAATCAACAAAGAAACAGAGAAACCTTTTGAGGGTTTCTAAAggtgaaaaatatgaaattctgGATGAGGTTGGAAACTCTAGCAAAGATGGCAAGAGGTCTAGATCTGACCGAGGTTCAGAGGATACAGATTATGAGGAGGAAATGCTGTCTGATGTTGAGCCTGAAGCAAAGAAGAGGAAGCAAAGAAAGGATTCATTTGATTCCCCACCAGAAAGCAAGAGGGAAATTACACTAACTACACGCCAGAGAGCCCTTTTGTCGAGCAAGGACACATCTACTACTTCTGGTGCAAGTCAAATCGAGTTCCCAAATGGTCTACCACCACCCCCACCTCGAA AGCAAAAAGAGAAACTGACAGAGGTAGAGCAGCAAGTGAAGAAAGCAGAGGCTGCTCAGAGACGAAGAATGCAAAATGAGAAGGCAGCTAGGGAATCAGAG GCTGAGGCAATCAGAAAAATACTTGGTCAAGATTCTAGTAGGAAGAAGCGAGAGGATAAAATGAAGAAGCGTCAAGAGGAGCTGGCTCAG GAAAAGGCTGCCAATGCTCAGATGCTCGCATCAAACACCATTAGATGGTCGATGGGCCCTGCAGGGACTGTTATCACTTTCCCACATGAAATGGGTTTGCCCaaaatatttgacccaaaacCTAGCAG ATATCCCCCACCACGTGAAAAATGTGCTGGCCCTTCTTGTACCAACGCGTACAAGTATCGGGATTCTAGGACAAAGCTGCCTCTTTGCAGTCTCCAGTGTTACAAGGCAATTAATACAGAGATACAGGCGAAAACAGCCTGCCAGAATTGA